GCAATAGCGACAAAGTCCGTCTGATGGATTTCGTTGAAGCGATTGAGGCGGAGTGCGGGCGCGAGGCGGTGAAGAACTTCATGCCGATGCAAAAGGGCGATGTGCCCGCCACATGGGCCGATGCGACCTTGCTGCGCGAGTTGACCGGATACGCCCCGCAAACCGAGGTGCGCGAGGGGATCCGCCAATTCGTCGCGTGGTACCGCGATTATTACGCAGTTTGATTTGGGGTCTGGTTAGTCGCCGGATTCCGGAGTGGGAGGCGGCAAATCTTCCTCACCCGGCAGCGGCGCCGAACGCTCGCGCTCCAGCCGTTCCAGATATTCACGCTCGATCTGTTCGACCCGCTCCTGTTCGGCAGCGGCATCTTCGTCGATGGTCGAAAGGCGCTCCTCCCGAGCTTCTTCGATCAGCTGGCTGAACCGGATATTCTCGCCTTCCGCGCGGTCGGCATAGGCGGCGTCGATCAGCTGCTGGGTGCAACCTGTGATCCCGCCCGCGCCTGCCGGACTGCAAGACAAGGTCCCGAACTCGCCGATATAGCGGATTGTCTCGACCTGACGGCTCCAGCTGCGGTTTTGCGGGGAGTCGCTTGAACGCAGGTTGGAGGGGATACGATAGCGATCTGCATTGACCACGATTTCGCAAACCACGATCTCGCCTTCGGCGGTAGGCTCGGGACATTCGCTTTCGTCATAGGCGATGACCATGTTCACCCGTTCGCTGCGCTGTTCTTGCGCGGCTTCCTGCGCGGCAGCGGGGCTAGCCACCGCAAGAGCGGCCAATGAGGCGACGAGCGCGAGATGCGAGTGCTTGAGCATTTTTATTCCTCTTGATTGCGCTTCCTTGCGCGAATTTCTTATCCTGCGCCTATATAGCAGCGGCTGAACGGGTTCTGAAGTCGCCGCGAGATTGCGTGCGCCTCAAACCCGCTCGCTGATCCGGATTGCGAGTTTGCAGCCCAGCCGGATCGCGCCCGATAGCAGCGGATAGGCGGGCGCGTTCTCCGCGCCATTGGCAAGCGCGGCGTCGCGGTGTTCGCGTTCATCCTCGCGGAATTCTGCGATCATTTCAGCAAGTTCGGGATCGGAATCGGTTTCGGCCAGCCGGTCGAGCTGCTGCGAATAGTGGTTGTCGATCTCTTCCTCGATCGCGGCGGTGCAAGCCATCGCGGCTTCGGGTCCGAGCAAGGCGGTGCCTGCACCCAGCGCAAAGCCTGCTGCCGACCAGAAAGGCTGCAAGGCAGTCGGGCGCACGCCCCGCTCTGCCATCAGTGCGTCAAAGCGCGCGCGGTGGCCCTCTTCCTGCTCGGCCATGTGGCGGATTTCAGCCGAATGCGGCCCGCGATCACCCATAACGGCGAGCTGACCTTCGTAAATACGCGTCGCGCCGAATTCGCCGGCTTGGTCGACCCGGATCATGCGGTGCAGTTCGCTCTTGTCCATATTGCGCTCCTGATTTGTGAGCGTCTTACTTCCTAAAGGCCGCAAGCGCCACAACCGCAGCGCCGCCAACGCAGGAAATCAGGAAATTCCAGCCTGCCAAAGAGATGCCGAACAGGCTCCACGGCGCAACATCGCAGCGGATGATCGGCGCGGCGGAGACGTCCATTACGTCGATTGCCGAGGGCAATGTGCTGCAACCGGTAATGCCTTCCCACCAGCCATATTCGACCCCGGCGTGAAAGCCCCCGATCAATCCCGAAGTGATGATCGCAAGTCCTGCCAGCGCGGCCCAGACCCGGTGCGGCACGATGACAA
This genomic window from uncultured Erythrobacter sp. contains:
- a CDS encoding demethoxyubiquinone hydroxylase family protein; protein product: MDKSELHRMIRVDQAGEFGATRIYEGQLAVMGDRGPHSAEIRHMAEQEEGHRARFDALMAERGVRPTALQPFWSAAGFALGAGTALLGPEAAMACTAAIEEEIDNHYSQQLDRLAETDSDPELAEMIAEFREDEREHRDAALANGAENAPAYPLLSGAIRLGCKLAIRISERV
- a CDS encoding disulfide bond formation protein B produces the protein MNGLQQARALALATAGGLLGGAYISQYVFGLFPCEMCWWQRWPHFAALLFAGLSFVIVPHRVWAALAGLAIITSGLIGGFHAGVEYGWWEGITGCSTLPSAIDVMDVSAAPIIRCDVAPWSLFGISLAGWNFLISCVGGAAVVALAAFRK